A window from Mangifera indica cultivar Alphonso unplaced genomic scaffold, CATAS_Mindica_2.1 Un_0016, whole genome shotgun sequence encodes these proteins:
- the LOC123205804 gene encoding putative pentatricopeptide repeat-containing protein At1g17630, with protein MLHTAACLRLESRRWFSKIPHQNDLLDVFDHLLQHCTKLHLLKQVHSQVIVSGFDNSAFLAARVISVYASFGLLPDAQNVFETTPVHCLSSSLLWNSILRVNVSYGCPEKALKLYVEMRKRGVLGDGFTFPLAIRACKLTGRFGFGRIVHNHVMQMGFQSNVHVVNEFIGMFAKMGRIDYSYKMFDKMRVRNHISWNSMVSGFALNHDCDGALEMFQRMELEGLEPNIVTWTSLLSSHARCGRLEDTIDLFDMMRMRGVRVSAEAIAVVLSVCADLVAFEKGMVIHGCVINCGFENFLFVKNALICMYGKHGDVKEAEKLFSEMKYKDIVSWNVLITSYAETGLCDEALAIFSQLENLDNGSMESPNVISWSAVIGAFASKGRGEESLYLFRKMQHAKVMANSVTVSSVLSVCAELAAVNIGREIHGYVVKALMDSSILVVNSLLNMYMKSGCLEKGRTLFERINRKDLISWNSMITGYGMNGLGEIAIAVFEQMIEAGFKPDGVTFISLLSACSHTGLVDEGRKLFDMMLKEFRIEPHMEHYACLVDLLGRAGLMQEASDIVKSMPIEPNACVWGALLNSCRMHRNTDVADALAFQIFRENTDSTGNFMLLSNIYAASGRWEDSARVRVSAKTKGLKKVVGQSWIEVKNKVHMFTSGKSMQSDLNDFCGILEELALQMESEGHITDENIIAEDAEEETMLSTL; from the coding sequence ATGCTCCATACGGCTGCTTGTCTCCGTCTCGAGTCTCGCCGTTGGTTTTCAAAAATTCCTCACCAAAATGATCTTCTTGATGTCTTTGACCACCTTCTCCAACATTGCACGAAACTTCACCTCCTTAAACAAGTGCACTCGCAAGTCATTGTCAGTGGATTCGATAACTCTGCTTTCTTGGCAGCTAGAGTTATTTCGGTCTATGCTAGTTTTGGGCTTCTTCCTGATGCGCAAAACGTGTTTGAAACAACTCCAGTTCATTGCTTGTCGAGCTCTTTATTGTGGAACTCTATCTTGAGAGTAAACGTGTCATATGGGTGCCCTGAGAAGGCACTTAAACTGTATGTTGAAATGCGAAAGCGAGGGGTTTTGGGTGATGGGTTTACTTTCCCGCTCGCTATAAGAGCTTGTAAATTAACGGGTCGTTTTGGTTTTGGAAGGATTGTTCATAATCATGTtatgcaaatgggttttcaaagtAATGTTCATGTTGTGAATGAATTTATTGGAATGTTTGCGAAAATGGGACGGATTGACTATTCTTATAAGATGTTCGACAAAATGCGAGTGAGAAATCATATTTCATGGAATTCGATGGTTTCTGGTTTTGCATTGAATCACGATTGTGATGGTGCTCTTGAGATGTTTCAGAGAATGGAACTTGAGGGATTGGAGCCAAATATTGTGACATGGACTTCACTCTTGTCAAGCCATGCTCGATGCGGGCGGCTTGAAGATACTATTGATTTGTTTGATATGATGAGGATGAGAGGAGTTAGAGTTAGTGCTGAAGCAATCGCTGTGGTTTTATCTGTCTGTGCTGATTTAGTTGCCTTTGAAAAGGGTATGGTCATTCATGGGTGTGTTATAAATTGTGGGTTTGAAAATTTCTTGTTTGTAAAGAATGCACTTATATGTATGTATGGGAAGCATGGAGATGTAAAAGAGGCTGAGAAATTGTTTTCAGAAATGAAATATAAGGATATAGTGAGTTGGAATGTGTTGATAACATCATATGCAGAGACTGGTTTATGTGATGAGGCACTTGCAATATTTTCACAGTTGGAGAATTTAGATAATGGTTCTATGGAGAGTCCTAATGTGATAAGTTGGAGTGCTGTAATTGGTGCTTTTGCTTCCAAGGGGAGAGGTGAGGAGTCTTTGTATCTTTTTCGCAAGATGCAGCATGCAAAAGTCATGGCCAATTCTGTAACAGTATCTAGTGTTCTATCAGTTTGTGCTGAGCTAGCTGCAGTGAATATTGGTAGGGAAATCCATGGCTATGTAGTTAAAGCTTTGATGGATTCTAGCATTCTAGTGGTAAACAGCTTGCTTAATATGTACATGAAGTCTGGATGTCTTGAGAAAGGACGTACATTGTTTGAGAGAATTAACAGAAAGGATTTGATCTCATGGAACTCAATGATTACTGGATATGGCATGAATGGACTAGGTGAAATTGCAATAGCAGTTTTTGAGCAGATGATTGAAGCTGGATTCAAGCCAGATGGAGTCACgtttatttctcttctttctgCTTGTAGTCATACTGGGCTTGTTGACGAAGGTCGTAAGCTTTTTGATATGATGTTGAAAGAATTTAGGATTGAACCCCATATGGAGCACTATGCTTGCTTGGTCGATCTTCTTGGTCGTGCTGGGTTGATGCAAGAGGCAAGTGACATTGTTAAAAGCATGCCAATAGAACCTAATGCTTGTGTATGGGGAGCTCTTCTGAACTCATGTCGCATGCACAGAAATACTGACGTTGCAGATGCATTGGCTTTCCAAATCTTTAGAGAAAACACGGACTCAACCGGGAACTTCATGCTACTCTCTAATATTTATGCTGCAAGTGGGAGGTGGGAGGATTCTGCGAGGGTAAGAGTCTCAGCCAAAACAAAGGGCTTAAAGAAAGTTGTTGGACAGAGTTGGATTGAGGTGAAAAATAAGGTTCATATGTTTACTTCAGGGAAAAGTATGCAGTCggatttgaatgatttttgtGGAATTCTCGAGGAATTGGCTCTTCAAATGGAGAGTGAAGGCCATATAACTGATGAAAACATCATTGCAGAAGATGCAGAGGAAGAAACCATGCTGAGCACGTTATAG